In Rutidosis leptorrhynchoides isolate AG116_Rl617_1_P2 chromosome 2, CSIRO_AGI_Rlap_v1, whole genome shotgun sequence, one genomic interval encodes:
- the LOC139889152 gene encoding cytochrome P450 CYP82D47-like, with amino-acid sequence MEFNLLILTFIAAIFLAIVIISLSLDKKRDVKKKELAPKAMGAWPIIGHLHLLGGSRLPHHVLGDMADRYGPIFTIKLGVHQALVVSNGDIAKECYTTNDKIFASRPKSKGVELMGYNYAMFGLAPYGDYWRQVRKVIMLEVLSQRRVEMLGHIRVSELKASMNDIYEAWVTNKQNEGSDMVKVDMTKWFGNLILNVVGKRFPLDDEEGVRFQNVVKKFFELLGVFVMSDFIPYMKVFDFSGYEKDMKKVAKEMDNIFGGWLEEHKKKIETGQQHEGNQIFMDVLISILQDATDQDFPGFDHDTVIKASCLAILTAASDTTSITLTWALSLLLNNPKALKIAQDEIDEHVGRERPVEESDMKNLVYLDAIIKETLRLYPAGPLAVPHESIEDCVVSGYHIPKGTRLLLNLWKIHRDPNIWSDPYEFRPERFMTNQKDIDVKGNHFELIPFGSGRRMCPGMLLALQTLRLTLAM; translated from the exons ATGGAGTTCAATCTCTTAATTTTAACATTTATAGCAGCCATCTTTTTAGCTATTGTTATAATATCTTTAAGTTTGGACAAAAAGAGAGATGTGAAGAAGAAAGAACTTGCACCTAAAGCCATGGGGGCATGGCCTATAATCGGACACCTACACCTTCTCGGTGGATCTCGATTACCGCACCATGTTTTAGGTGACATGGCAGATAGATATGGCCCAATCTTCACCATCAAACTTGGAGTTCACCAAGCTTTGGTGGTCAGTAATGGGGACATAGCCAAAGAGTGCTATACGACCAACGATAAGATCTTCGCTAGTCGACCTAAATCAAAGGGGGTAGAACTCATGGGATACAACTATGCTATGTTTGGCCTTGCCCCTTATGGGGATTATTGGCGCCAAGTTCGCAAAGTTATTATGCTCGAGGTTCTTTCTCAACGACGAGTTGAGATGCTAGGACATATTCGAGTTTCTGAACTTAAAGCCTCCATGAACGATATCTATGAGGCTTGGGTTACGAATAAACAAAACGAAGGTTCGGATATGGTAAAGGTGGATATGACTAAATGGTTTGGTAACTTGATATTAAATGTTGTGGGAAAGCGATTTCCACTTGACGATGAAGAAGGGGTTAGATTTCAAAATGTGGTAAAGAAATTTTTCGAATTATTGGGCGTGTTTGTGATGTCTGATTTCATTCCTTATATGAAGGTTTTCGACTTTAGTGGATATGAGAAAGATATGAAGAAGGTAGCTAAAGAAATGGACAACATATTTGGAGGATGGTTAGAAGAACACAAGAAAAAGATAGAAACAGGACAGCAACATGAAGGCAACCAAATCTTCATGGATGTGCTGATTTCGATTCTTCAAGATGCCACTGATCAAGATTTTCCAGGTTTTGATCATGATACCGTTATCAAAGCCTCATGTCTG GCGATACTAACGGCAGCCTCGGACACGACATCGATAACCTTAACATGGGCTTTATCTTTACTACTTAACAACCCCAAGGCGTTAAAAATCGCCCAAGATGAGATTGATGAGCATGTTGGAAGGGAGAGACCAGTAGAGGAGTCCGACATGAAGAACTTAGTCTATTTAGATGCCATCATCAAAGAAACATTGCGCTTATACCCAGCAGGACCTCTTGCAGTTCCTCATGAGTCCATCGAAGATTGTGTTGTGAGCGGCTACCATATCCCCAAAGGCACACGTTTATTGTTAAACCTATGGAAAATTCATCGTGATCCAAATATATGGTCTGATCCTTATGAATTTAGGCCGGAAAGATTCATGACAAATCAAAAGGATATTGATGTCAAAGGCAACCATTTTGAATTAATTCCTTTTGGAAGTGGTAGAAGAATGTGTCCTGGTATGTTACTTGCACTACAAACTTTGCGGTTAACATTAGCTATGTAG
- the LOC139889153 gene encoding uncharacterized protein translates to MAEEDEEKTAFHTDQGIYCYTKMPFGVKNVGATYQRTIDTSFAKQIGRNLEAYVDDLVIKSNTEEQLYFQAHPITVLTDQPIRQLLYKPKISRRLTKWAIELGEHEIAYCARSTIKGHVMADYLAETAADMPVICNPEQLLAPSTELWELYTDGAASAEGAGAGLILKGPLREEHTYVLRFNFKVANNEAKYEALLEGMRIARELGVKKLQAYVDSQLVANQINGTFDANDKSMQSYLALVHSLADTFIDFRIRQVPRSQNKKADILSKLAALTFNHLEKKILVEQIFKKSIEPETTIASVEEEEATWMIDIIEFLRTGSIPEGENEATKIRVKAPNYELRGEILYRKSYLGASLRCVGPKEAAMIIDEILKGSCGLHSGSRTVAERIKLLGYYWPRMFIIPNEIVSDNGTQFEGNPFRSWCQDLNIKQRFTSVAHPQANGQCEVTNRDIVHAIKERLGIKRIGWVNELPKVLWAHRTTHKNSTGETPFSLVYGSEAERREMAAIREASNKQRIAKYYDKRVRARTYKVGDLVWHDNEASRA, encoded by the exons ATGGCGGAGGAAGATGAAGAGAAGACCGCGTTCCACACAGACCAAGGGATATACTGTTACACTAAAATGCCCTTTGGAGTGAAAAACGTGGGTGCTACTTATCAGCGCACTATAGATACATCGTTTGCTAAACAAATTGGACGCAACCTTGAGGCGTATGTTGATGACCTCGTCATCAAAAGCAACACCGAGGAGCAATT GTACTTCCAAGCGCATCCGATTACGGTACTCACTGACCAGCCTATTCGGCAACTACTTTATAAGCCGAAAATATCGAGGAGGCTAACCAAATGGGCGATAGAGCTGGGCGAGCATGAAATCGCATACTGCGCCAGAAGCACTATTAAGGGACATGTGATGGCTGACTATCTGGCCGAAACAGCCGCTGACATGCCAGTAATCTGCAACCCTGAACAACTCCTCGCGCCTTCTACAGAACTGTGGGAGCTATATACCGATGGAGCAGCAAGCGCTGAGGGCGCTGGTGCAGGTCTAATTCTTAAAGGTCCGCTTCGGGAAGAGCATACATACGTGCTGCGGTTCAACTTTAAGGTGGCAAACAACGAGGCTAAATATGAAGCGCTACTGGAAGGGATGCGTATAGCCCGAGAATTGGGAGTAAAAAAGCTACAAGCCTACGTGGATTCGCAGTTAGTCGCCAACCAGATAAACGGCACGTTCGACGCCAACGACAAATCTATGCAATCATACCTGGCTCTGGTCCACTCACTGGCTGATACATTCATTGACTTCAGGATCAGACAAGTCCCTAGAAGTCAGAATAAGAAGGCGGATATACTCAGTAAGCTGGCAGCTCTCACCTTCAACCATCTGGAAAAGAAGATATTAGTGGAGCAAATTTTCAAGAAATCCATCGAGCCGGAGACAACGATTGCGTCCGTTGAAGAAGAAGAAGCGACTTGGATGATAGACATCATAGAATTCTTGCGGACTGGGTCTATACCCGAAGGAGAGAATGAAGCAACGAAGATCAGGGTAAAAGCGCCAAATTACGAACTACGAGGGGAAATCCTATATCGAAAATCTTATCTAGGCGCATCCCTACGCTGCGTGGGACCCAAAGAGGCTGCTATGATTATTGACGAGATTCTCAAGGGGTCTTGCGGGTTACATTCTGGGTCGAGGACAGTCGCTGAGAGGATTAAACTGCTAGGGTATTATTGGCCCCGAAT GTTCATCATACCTAACGAAATTGTCAGCGACAACGGTACACAATTTGAAGGTAACCCCTTCCGCAGCTGGTGCCAGGATTTGAACATCAAGCAACGTTTCACCTCCGTTGCGCACCCTCAGGCTAATGGCCAATGTGAGGTTACGAATAGAGATATTGTGCACGCCATCAAAGAAAGGTTGGGAATTAAGCGCATCGGATGGGTGAATGAGTTACCCAAGGTCCTATGGGCACACAGAACAACGCATAAGAACAGCACAGGAGAGACACCGTTCAGTTTGGTATACGGTTCAGAGGCG GAACGTAGGGAAATGGCAGCAATCCGCGAGGCCAGCAACAAGCAACGCATTGCAAAATATTACGACAAGCGCGTGAGGGCAAGAACTTACAAAGTAGGAGATCTTGTATGGCACGACAACGAAGCAAGCAGGGCCTAA